AATGAACAGATTCGTGTGAAGTCTGATTATTACCGATTGATTGCTGATTCAGCCCGCAGTGGCATGTTCCAAATTCTTGGACACATTGATGCGATGAAAGGGAACTACCCAGCCTTCTCCGATATTCCTGCACCCAAGCCCATTGATGATTGTCTGAAGGTGATTAGTGAATGTGGCGTGGCGATCGAAATTAATACCTCAGGCGGAACCAAGCTGGTTGGCGGCTGGTATCCATCAGAAGAGATACTGGAGCGCGTGCACCATTTTGGCGTAGAGGTTACTTTTGGTTCGGATGCGCATAAGCCATCCCGAGTCGCTGAAGACTTAGATGCGGTAGCCACACAGCTTAAAGCGATAGGCTTTACACATTGGGTTTACTACAAACAACGCGAGAAAATCAAAGTTTCTCTGTAATACTTTCTTATATTTAAATAAATGCACCAAGTGTTATTGGTTTAGTGGTGGGGTTACCCTCCGTTAAACCAATCTCCGCTTGGTGCATTGTCGTTTATTTATAGGTTATCGCAGGTAAACCCTTGCTGCTTCAAGGTGCGCTTCGCATCTCCGTATTCCGGATTAATATCATAAAAATGAGCAATTGTGCTCGTCCAATCCCTCTCCGTTAATCCCTGCTGCTGCATATATTCACGGTGGGTTTGATTATACGCCTCCAGGAGACCTTCCACATCCGGATTGTATTGCTCCTCATGAAACACTCCTTCCATCGGCAGCCGCGGCTTCTGTGCAATCTCTTCCGCTGGATATCCGACACAGAGGCCGACGATAGGGAATACGTACTCCGGCAGCTTCAACAGATCAATAACACCTGCTGTATTGCGGCGAACACCCCCAATAGGAATAATCCCGAGTCCCATGGATTCTGCCGCTGCAATCGCGTTAGCCAATGAGATACCGACATCTGTAGCGCCAACGAGCAGAGCATCTACATCTTTTACCGCTTCAAAAGACTTACCTTCCAGCTCACTTGCTAATTTTGCCCTATAGAAGTCCATACAGAACACCAGAAAGACGGGTGCTGCTGCTACATGCTTCTGATTGCCGCACAAGACCGAAAGCTGCTCCTTACGCGCAGGATCTTTAATAGCTATAATTGAGACCTGCTGTCCATTTACCCATGAGGGCGCTGCTTGGGCGGATTCGATCATTATCTTTAACTTCTCTGGCTCCACTTGTAGATCAGAATACTGCCGGAAAGAACGGTGATTCATTAACGTCTGGATTACATCATTCAAAATGTTACGCCTCCTTCTCAATTCATTCGACTGTTTATTAATCATAAACGATCAGATAAGGTCCTGACAAAAAAAATGGACCCGAATCATCGGGTCCCAAAGCATTTATATTTTTAAAAGGGGGTCATGTACTTAGTTTAACCGGACACTGTTAGAGTTTCATAACGGCATTATTTCATTTGTGTAACAATGTGAATACTTTCATTACATCGTCCAAGGACCCTACTCTGGGCAACACTCGCTCCAGCATCATACCGTTCTTAAGCATCACACGTTCGGATCTAATATTATCTCCTCGGCAGCGTCCTTCAATCCGTGTTATCCCAAGCGTATGAACACTGTAATTCAAGAATAAGCCAACCGCCTCTGTCGCCAGTCCGCCTCCCCAGTACGCCGGGTCTAGCATGTATCCTAAAGTGGCCTTTCCCTCACGACGGTTCCAATGCTGTAAAGCAACTATACCAATCAACTTCTGCTGCTCTTTCAAATAGATACCCGCATGTAGTGCACAAGGATCAAATGCAAATAACATCCGGTTCACCAGCTTCTCCACCTGAGCAGGATCTGATCCAGCGCCATTACGTATTTGAATATGTGCCTGCACTTCTGGATGGGAGAGCAGCTGCTGTAAAGCAAAAGCATCCTCAGGCAGAATCAGCCTCAGGTCGACCGCCATACCTAGTTGCGTCTGGAACGATACTGCCTCATAGGTGCTCATACTCTCTCCCCCCTCCATACAGTTAAAAGTCCAGCCTATTCATCCGATGAATGATGCAGCGTTAGCACCGTTAATTCAGGTCGACATAAAAAACGAAAAGGCATGACTGTTTCGCCAAAGCCTCTATTCACATACACTGGCATGCGCTTGGCATCTGTATAATACAATCCATTTATGTATTTTTGGGATCCGTAAGGGGTGAATGGCGCACCTACAAACGGCAGGCGAATTTGTCCCCCATGACTGTGTCCGGATAGCTGCAGGTGAAAAGAATGAGTCTCTGCTGTATCAGCATAGTCCGGTTCATGCATCATCAGAAGGGCAAAGGTTCCTGTTGGCACACCACTGAGTGCCTTCACAGGATCAGGCTCGCCATGCAGCAGATCATCCAGTCCCGTCACAGCCATAACGGATCCGCCTCTTTTTAGAAGATAGGATTCATTCCTTAACACCCGAAAGCCTGCCGACGTAAGCAGATCGATAATCCGCTTCGTATTTTTGTAATCATGATTGCCTAAAACCGCATATTTCCCTAGCGGAGCACTCAGCGATGCCAATACAGGTATGGCGTCTACAAGATCCTCAGGATTGCTGTCTACGATGTCACCGGTAAAGCATATAAGATCTGGTTCTGCCTTAGCTATACGTTCTGCAAGCCGTTCCAAATCACGGGCATCTTTATTAAACCCAAGATGAGTATCACTAAAATGGACAACCTTCATCCCTGAAAAAGCAGAAGGAAGATCTTTGAAAGACAGCTTCAGTTTAGTAACCTCAATCCAGTTTGGCTCCCCTTGCCAAGCGTAACCGCTTGTAAGCAAACCAGCGCCGATTACAGTAGCCGCACTTCGAGCCAGGAATTGCCGGCGGGTCATTGTTGTCTTGCCCTTAGATCGCCGTCCAGAGGCGCTAGAATGGGTGTCTTTACCCGAATTAGTATGTTCCTTATTGGGAGAAGCCCCAGACGATTGTATCTTCATACGGAGTTTCTCCTTCCGTTCAGCTTTCGTTTCGAGCCGTCAGTACAATTCTACATTCTTCTTCCGGTGTATCACTATATGCGGGTGCAATGCCTCTCTTAGCAATTTCTGTTTTTGGGACTCGTTTCATCGTAAATGCTACTTCTACCGTCTTCTTAAATGGAAAAGGATCCAGCACTAACGTTGACTTATCTTTCCACTCCACGGTTATCGTACGACCTGATGTAAAACTGAAATCTTCACTTCCGGAGAACCCTTCACGCCACCATGGATGCTCCTCTGATTTCGGGCTCCCCGGCTCATTTAAGGCCAAATATAGGGATAAATCATCACAGAACTCTAAAAGACGGGCATCATAATAGAGTTCATCTTCACCAATTGGCTTGGATACTTCTAGCTCTCGGTGAATACGGGATCTACGTTCTTCCTCATGCTCTTGATATAAAGTCAGTTCTGGATAATCCAATCCTGAAATCTTAATGAGTCGTTCAAAATGCAAGCTGCACAAAAGCGCTCCATACGGTGTTCGCGCCTCAATCTCGTCAAGTCCTCGCTTATAAAAGGTTAGCTTCGGCACTACAGGAAAATCAATAAAGCTGTAAGGCGCATGCTCCGCATCGTTCCAGAAGGGTGTCTCATCCAAGTCAATCCAGCCCCGGTCATGTTCGGCTACCGCCCAGAGCACCTCATCTCTGCGCCCTTCTTCCGGCACATGCTCTTCCTTGAACCAAATGGCAAGCTCTCCAGCTAACTTCCCGTGATCATGCTGTTTAACCATTACAATTGCTCCATCATGCTCCCGACAAATCACGATTATTCCTCCCTGTTGTTCCACACTAACGTACGTTAACAATGGACATTATAGCATATACTATTCCTTATTCTGAGAAATACCAATTTCCTATTCCCTACCAATTATAAACAAAAAAGCTATCCCCAGCGAATTAAAATCCACCTTTGAGGATAGCTCAATATTAAAGATCTGGCGGTACTACTTATTACACACCTAACCAGCGTTTGAACATATGTTTTGTCGTCTGCTTGTTAATTTCTGCAATGGAGGTAGTAAGAGGGATACCCTTCGGACAAGCGCGTACACAGTTCTGTGAGTTACCACAACCATCAATACCGCCATCTTCCATCAGAGCGTCCAATCTTTCATCAGCATTCATTTCACCCGTAGGATGAGCATTGAATAGGCGTACTTGTGAGATGGCTGCGGGTCCGATAAAATCCGTCTTCTCGTTGACATTCGGACAAGCTTCCAAGCATACGCCGCAAGTCATACACTTAGATAATTCATAAGCCCACTGCCGTTTCTTCTCCGGCATACGTGGTCCCGGCCCAAGGTCATACGTACCATCGATTGGAATCCAGGCCTTTACTCGTTTAAGTGCGTTGAACATCCGAGTACGGTCAATCACTAAGTCACGCACCACCGGAAATGTCTTCATTGGCTCAATGCGTACAGGTTGTTCCAGATTGTCTATAAGCGCTGCGCAGGCTTGGCGAGGTTTGCCGTTGATCACCATCGAGCAAGCTCCGCATACTTCTTCTAGACAGTTGGAATCCCAGCATACCGGAACGGTGCTGTCACCTTTGGCATTCACAGGGTTACGCTGAATTTCCATCAAAGCACTGATTACATTCATACCCGGACGATAAGGGAGCTCAAATTCCTCAACATAAGATGAGCTTTGTGGATCGTCCTGGCGGGTGATGATAAACTTTACGTTTTTGGGAGCTGTAGCAGTTTCCGCCATAATGGTTCCCTCCTCAAATTGCCTAATTTTATTTCATTAAGCTTGCCTCGCAAGCTGTTTCGCTGCTTAAAAAATTAATCCTTCGAGTAATCACGTACCCGTGGAGGGATCAGTGAGACATCGACTTCATCGTAGGAGATTTGTGGACCGTCTGCAGTCCAGGTTGCTTTCGTGGTCTTCAAGAACTCCTCATCATTACGATCCGGGAATTCCGGCTTGTAATGAGCACCGCGGCTTTCATTGCGCATTAGCGCGCCCAATGTCATCGCTTCGGAGAGCTCCAGCATGTTCCACAGCTGGCGGGTGAATGCCACACCTTGGTTATTCCAGCGTGACGTATCATTCATATTGATATTGCCGTAGCGCTCTTTAAGCTCTTTAATTTTGCCAATGGTCGCTTCCAGCTTCGGATTGTGCCGCACAACCGTCATATTGGCGGTCATCCATTCGCCCAGCTCCTTGTGAATCACATAAGCATTCTCTGTACCTGACATCCCTAGCAGAGACTCATATTTGTCTGTCTGCTTTTTGTGGAAGTTATCGTATACCGTTGAAGAGATATCCTGTGATGATTTCTTCAGACCTTTAATGTATTCAACAGCCTTTGGTCCTGCGACCATACCACCGTAAATGGCAGATACCAGAGAGTTAGCGCCTAGACGATTCGCTCCATGATATTGATATTCACATTCGCCTGCAGCAAACAGACCAGGAATATTCGTCATTTGGTTGTAATCAACCCACATACCGCCCATAGAATAATGCACAGCCGGGAAGATTTTCATCGGTATTTTACGAGGGTCATCCCCCATGAATTTTTCATAAATTTCTATAATCCCGCCAAGCTTCACATCCAGCTCTTTTGGGTCCTTGTGAGAGAGGTCCAAATACACCATGTTCTCACCGTTAATGCCCAGCCCTTGATCCACACACACATTAAAAATCTCACGTGTAGCAATATCACGCGGCACCAGGTTACCGTAGGACGGATATTTTTCTTCGAGGAAATACCACGGTTTTCCGTCTTTATAAGTCCAGATACGACCACCCTCGCCACGTGCCGATTCCGACATTAGGCGGAGCTTGTCATCTCCTGGAATAGCTGTTGGGTGAATCTGTATAAATTCTCCGTTGGCATAGTGTACGCCCTGTTGATATACCGCACTTGCAGCTGTCCCCGTATTAATTACGGAGTTTGTCGTTTTACCAAAAATAATACCAGGCCCGCCGCTAGCCAAAATAACAGCATCCGCAGGAAAAGTCTCAATCTCCATCGTCTTTAGATTCTGAGCACTGATGCCGCGGCATACGCCTTCGTCGTCGATGATAGCTGAAAGGAACTCCCAGTTCTCCCGTTTGGTTACGAGACCTTCAGATTCCCAGCGACGCACCTGCTCATCCAGCGCGTACAGCAGCTGTTGGCCTGTCGTTGCGCCAGCAAATGCAGTGCGGTGACGCTTCGTTCCTCCGAAACGACGGAAGTCGAGTAGTCCCTCAGGTGTACGGTTGAACATTACGCCCATCCGGTCCATGAGGTGGATGATACCTGGTGCCGCTTCACACATCGCCTTGACCGGTGGCTGATTCGCCAGGAAGTCACCGCCATAAACGGTATCATCGAAATGCTCCCAAGGAGAGTCGCCCTCTCCTTTCGTATTTACAGCGCCGTTGATGCCGCCCTGTGCACAAACGGAGTGTGATCTTTTTACAGGCACTAATGAGAATAATTGAACATGCGCACCGGACTCCGCTGCCTTGATGGTAGCCATCAGGCCGGCCAGACCGCCGCCCACGATAATGATATTTGCTGTTGCCATGATAGTTCACTCCCTTTATCGAAAATATCAGAAAGGATTCTGGAATCTAGTCCTGAGAGGTAATTACTTAGATGAAAGTCTTTATGGACTGAGCTATGGAAGCTGCGGTTTGAAATTCGGCATCACGGAAAGTGACTAACGAAATGAGGAACATGAACGTTACAAGAACAAAAATACCCAGACAAAGGTAAGAGGATACCCGCTGTGAACGAGGTCCTACCGTGATTCCCCAGCTGATCAGGAAAGACCATAGGCCGTTCGAGAAGTGAAAGCATGCTGCAACGATACCGATAATATACAGTGTCAACATCAGTGGTTGAGTCACGATATCATGCATCAGACCGCCCAATTCTTCGTGCTCAACACTACCTACTGCCACCTGAACCCGAGTTTGGAACAAATGCCAGACTATGAAGATAAAGGTGATAATTCCTGTAATACGTTGCAGCGTATAACGCCAGTTTCTTTCAATGTTGAAACGGTTTAAGTTCGGCTTGGATTGATAGGCAATATACAGTCCATATACGCCATGGTATAGCAGAGGAAGCCATATACCGAACAATTCCAGGAAGAAGACAAGCGGCAGGCTGTTCAGCCAGATCACACTGTCAGTGAAACCGGAAGCGCCACCCTCTACAGCCGCAAAATTCGTCATCATGTGCTCAATGAAGAAGGCTCCAAGCGGGATAACGCCTAGCAAGGAATGAATCTTTCTGGAATAAAATCCTTTCATACAAAGTAACCCCTTTCCGATTAAAACAGCGTTTTCATTAATGTGTATTCACCGCCGGAACTACATTTGACACAGGATAACGTAGACTATGTAATGACAAAATGCCTATATTTACCGCTATCCCCTAGTTTCCCGGACTTTGTTTTCTTTTTCACAAAATGTGAATATCTTGTGTCACTTTTCATGTTACTCCTTTTTCCCTTATAAGGGAATTGCAATCTAATTATTAATCGTTATACAATAAACGCATAAGAATAGATTTTATATGATAATAATTCTCATTTAGAGAAGCAACATTTTCCGACAAATCTTTTATTTCCTTATGGAGCAAGAAGTATTGTCTTCAAGGCTATGAATTTCGTCACTACTGTTTATAGATTGCACTACGAGAGGAACATAAATATGTTTGACGATTTAGATGTTTTTGCAGCGGTTGTGGAGCATTCTAGCTTGAATCGCGCCTCGCGCCAGCTCAATCTGTCCCAACCTGCCCTATCTCGTAAAATCTCCAAGCTGGAAGAACGTCTAGGTGTCGCGCTGTTTAATCGTTATGGCAAACGGCTGGAGTTAACCGAGGTTGGGCGTCTCACTTATTCCTACGCACTTGAACAGCGTCAGCAGCGTTCTAAATTTCTGGAGGCTTTGTCTAAATACAAAGAAGGCGAGCCAAAGCTGGTCACCTTAGGGGCATCTCTCACTTCACTGCAGACCACTCTGCCTCCACTGGTTAACGCATATATGGAAAAGTACCCGACAGCGGAGCTAAAGCTAATCACAGGCCGAACGCATGAGATTGTCTCCTCTGTCAGTGAAGGGAAATCAGATATAGGTCTGATTGCTTCCTCTATTCAAGAGCCTGGACTGCGCTGTATTTCTCTGTTTGAGGATCAGCTTAGGCTGGTTGTTTCTGAGCATCATCCTCTGAATCAGTCTTCCAAGCTGACCATGGATGATCTGTCCCGACTGCCAATGATCCTTTTCTCCAAAGGCACCTGGTATCGCCGTCTAACGGACGATCTCTTCCAGCGCTGCGGGATTGATCCCGACGTACGTATGGAAATTGACTCCTTCGAAGCCATCGTGCGGCTGCTGCCGACGGTCAATGTAGCCGCATTACTGCCTAAGTCTTATCTGCGTCCGCAGCTGTTAAACGGTGGTGGACTGGTCTCTCTGCATATTAAAGAGCTAGAGCAGACCCAGCGAACTACCTGTCTGATCTACCGTGACGATGGAACCCTGAGCACAGCGGCCCGCAGCCTGGTGCAGGTTACAGAAGAAATGTTTCTGACAGAACGAGAGAAGTAATCCCTGCCTCTCTCGTGCAACTTAAATTTAAAAAGCCCTCCGTCCAATGAAAGGACGAAGGGCTAACTATTTAATCTTGGTTTACAACCTCATTCTCAAATCGATCAATACTTTCATTAGAACCAATGAGTACCATTACATCGCCTTCGCTCAAATGATCATGAGCCGTTGGAGCAACGATAATTCCACTTTCCCTGTTCAGGGCAACAATACTGCAGCCATATTTTGCTCTTGTATTTAAATCGGACAAGCTTTTCCCGTTCATGCAGGACGGTACGGTTAGCTCCACGATTTTATAATCTTTTGACAGTTCAATATAATCAAGCAAATTGGGTGTCACAAGCTGATGTGCTACACGAATGCCCATATCCCGCTCCGGAAAAATAACCCGGTCCACGCCCAGCCTGGACAACGCACGACCATGAAGAATCGAGATCGCCTTGGCTACAACTTGCTTCACTCCAATCTCTTTTAACAAAATTGCCGCCAGAATACTTCGCTCCATATTGTCGCCAATCGCTACAATCCCGCAGTCAAAGTTCCGTACACCTAGTGAGCGCATAATCCCCTCATCTGTAGCATCTGCCACTACGGCATGTGTCAAGTGATCGCTCATTTCCTCTACGCGTTCTTCATGGTGATCAATCCCGAGCACCTCGTAGCCCATTTCCATCAGCTCAAGCGCGAGACTTGACCCAAAGCGCCCTAAGCCGATTACTACAAATTGCTGTGCTTTCATTTCTGATTAGCTCCTATCCAATAATTATTTTACCTTCTGGATGCTTATACAATGGTTTACCCTGTTTAGGACCAAGCGCATACACTAAAGTTAATGGACCTAGTCGACCTGCGAACATAGTCAGACAGATCAGAATCTTACCGATGATAGATAGTTCAGGTGTCAGCCCCATCGTTAGCCCTACCGTGGCAAAGGCCGAGGTTGTCTCAAATAAGATCGCTAAGAAATTACTATCCTCTGTTGTGGAAAGTACCATCGACACAGAGAGGATCAATAGTAAAGCTAGTAATGTTAACGTCAACGCTTTATAGATACGCTCCTGCGCCAATCGATAACGGAACAGTACAACATCTTCACGCCCGCGCAGCATCGCGATTACCGCACCTATCATAATGGTAAAGGTAGTAGTCTTAATCCCGCCACCCGTTGAACCCGGTGATGCACCAATAAACATAAGAATAACCATAAAGAACTGAGAGGCTTGCCGGAGTCCGGCAATATCCACCGTATTGGCACCAGCGGTTCGGGGCGATACAGACTGGAAGAATGCCGATAATATTTTGCCGCCGAAATTAAGATTACCCAGTGTGCGCTGATTCGTAAATTCAAATATAAAAATAACCAAAGCACCAATAACAATAAGCCCAGCCGTGGTAGAGAGTACAACTTTGCTATGCAAAGACAATTTACGTTTTACACGAAACTCCACCAGATCAGACATGACAATAAAACCAATACCGCCGGAGACAATCAGAAACATCACCACGATATTCACTAGCGGGTCATATACATAGTCGGTTAAACTCCGAAAATCCCCAAAAATATCAAATCCAGCATTATTAAACATCGACACTGCATGAAATATCCCAAAATAAATGGCCTTTCCCAGCGGCATATCAAACGCCCAACGTATGGACAGCAGCACCGCTGCACAGCCCTCAATGACTAATGAATAAATAAGTACTCTCCGGATCAGCCGAACAATCCCCTCCATAGAACCTTGGTTCATGGCTTCCTGTAGGATTAACCTGTCCCGCAAAGAGATTTTGCGTTTCATCATCATGGCAAATAAGGTGGCCATTGTCATAAAACCTAAGCCGCCAACCTGGATAAGCAACATAATCACGGTTTTTCCAAAAAAGGTGAATGTCGTCCCGGTGTCCAGCACCACAAGTCCAGTCACACAGGTTGCCGATGTCGAAGTAAACAATGCATCAATAAAACTCACAGCATTCCCGCTCGTACTCGAAATGGGAAGCATAAGCAGCAAAGCTCCTATCAGAATAATCGATGCAAAACCGAGCACCATAATCTGAGGCGGAGAGAGCTTCAGAAACTTTGATTCAGAAACTCTGCGAAACTGTGAAGCCACTATGCTCACCCTCTTATCTTAATTTAAAGAATTCCAACAAAAAAAGCACTGGAAAACCAATGCTACCCTTGGTTCCTGCAGTAAATTAGCCTACGAGGTTAGCTGACGGATTCGGACTGTGCAGGCTGCCCTATTCGTTCCTAGAACGAAATTCACCCCTGATGAATAAAGTCACCTTTTACGGCGTATACTCATCTTTTCATTACTTCTTATGGTTCCCCCGTTTTCACCTGAAATTCGGCTATATACAATTGCATACAAATTATATCTGTTATTTCGATAAATCACAAAGACACAATTAATGGTGATTCATATGAAAAATGCGGTTTGGAGAGGATGTACCAGAAGGAGTGCCTTTTCTCATCACTTTTCCGTGTTTTCCCTGCAATTGCATCGTTTTTCATGAAAAATGAAGAAATGATCACTTTAAATTCATGGTATATATTCAGTTTCCTATTCTATAATATCTCTATTACCCATAAAAAAAATATACGATGATTTTTGTAACTATCATGGCACTAATACTATAATGGAACATAACATTGTCAGTTTACAAGGAGGCGTTACATGAATCCCGTTGGCCAGCCCTTACAGCAACGTGCCCTCTCCAAGTGGCTCATCATCTCGGGCATTATCGGTCTTATTCTATTTATTATGTTTCAGATTGCCCCCTCGGTGCTAAATAGCCCTGCCGGGGAAGATACTACCGTCATCAGTAAGGCGGAAGCCCGCGACAAAGCGATATCATTTGCGGAACAAAAGTTAAACTATACCAAAGCACCAAACGATCAGTGGAATGTACTTTATGAAACGGATTCTTCCTTTTATGGTTATATGTCCCGCGAGAAGCTTTTGGAGGACTATACAAAAAAGAAATTGGATCAACGATATCCTTTTGACAT
This Paenibacillus sp. FSL R5-0345 DNA region includes the following protein-coding sequences:
- a CDS encoding TrkH family potassium uptake protein; the protein is MVLGFASIILIGALLLMLPISSTSGNAVSFIDALFTSTSATCVTGLVVLDTGTTFTFFGKTVIMLLIQVGGLGFMTMATLFAMMMKRKISLRDRLILQEAMNQGSMEGIVRLIRRVLIYSLVIEGCAAVLLSIRWAFDMPLGKAIYFGIFHAVSMFNNAGFDIFGDFRSLTDYVYDPLVNIVVMFLIVSGGIGFIVMSDLVEFRVKRKLSLHSKVVLSTTAGLIVIGALVIFIFEFTNQRTLGNLNFGGKILSAFFQSVSPRTAGANTVDIAGLRQASQFFMVILMFIGASPGSTGGGIKTTTFTIMIGAVIAMLRGREDVVLFRYRLAQERIYKALTLTLLALLLILSVSMVLSTTEDSNFLAILFETTSAFATVGLTMGLTPELSIIGKILICLTMFAGRLGPLTLVYALGPKQGKPLYKHPEGKIIIG
- the sdhA gene encoding succinate dehydrogenase flavoprotein subunit, with amino-acid sequence MATANIIIVGGGLAGLMATIKAAESGAHVQLFSLVPVKRSHSVCAQGGINGAVNTKGEGDSPWEHFDDTVYGGDFLANQPPVKAMCEAAPGIIHLMDRMGVMFNRTPEGLLDFRRFGGTKRHRTAFAGATTGQQLLYALDEQVRRWESEGLVTKRENWEFLSAIIDDEGVCRGISAQNLKTMEIETFPADAVILASGGPGIIFGKTTNSVINTGTAASAVYQQGVHYANGEFIQIHPTAIPGDDKLRLMSESARGEGGRIWTYKDGKPWYFLEEKYPSYGNLVPRDIATREIFNVCVDQGLGINGENMVYLDLSHKDPKELDVKLGGIIEIYEKFMGDDPRKIPMKIFPAVHYSMGGMWVDYNQMTNIPGLFAAGECEYQYHGANRLGANSLVSAIYGGMVAGPKAVEYIKGLKKSSQDISSTVYDNFHKKQTDKYESLLGMSGTENAYVIHKELGEWMTANMTVVRHNPKLEATIGKIKELKERYGNINMNDTSRWNNQGVAFTRQLWNMLELSEAMTLGALMRNESRGAHYKPEFPDRNDEEFLKTTKATWTADGPQISYDEVDVSLIPPRVRDYSKD
- a CDS encoding metallophosphoesterase; its protein translation is MKIQSSGASPNKEHTNSGKDTHSSASGRRSKGKTTMTRRQFLARSAATVIGAGLLTSGYAWQGEPNWIEVTKLKLSFKDLPSAFSGMKVVHFSDTHLGFNKDARDLERLAERIAKAEPDLICFTGDIVDSNPEDLVDAIPVLASLSAPLGKYAVLGNHDYKNTKRIIDLLTSAGFRVLRNESYLLKRGGSVMAVTGLDDLLHGEPDPVKALSGVPTGTFALLMMHEPDYADTAETHSFHLQLSGHSHGGQIRLPFVGAPFTPYGSQKYINGLYYTDAKRMPVYVNRGFGETVMPFRFLCRPELTVLTLHHSSDE
- a CDS encoding NADPH-dependent oxidoreductase, producing the protein MNDVIQTLMNHRSFRQYSDLQVEPEKLKIMIESAQAAPSWVNGQQVSIIAIKDPARKEQLSVLCGNQKHVAAAPVFLVFCMDFYRAKLASELEGKSFEAVKDVDALLVGATDVGISLANAIAAAESMGLGIIPIGGVRRNTAGVIDLLKLPEYVFPIVGLCVGYPAEEIAQKPRLPMEGVFHEEQYNPDVEGLLEAYNQTHREYMQQQGLTERDWTSTIAHFYDINPEYGDAKRTLKQQGFTCDNL
- a CDS encoding DUF3891 family protein — translated: MICREHDGAIVMVKQHDHGKLAGELAIWFKEEHVPEEGRRDEVLWAVAEHDRGWIDLDETPFWNDAEHAPYSFIDFPVVPKLTFYKRGLDEIEARTPYGALLCSLHFERLIKISGLDYPELTLYQEHEEERRSRIHRELEVSKPIGEDELYYDARLLEFCDDLSLYLALNEPGSPKSEEHPWWREGFSGSEDFSFTSGRTITVEWKDKSTLVLDPFPFKKTVEVAFTMKRVPKTEIAKRGIAPAYSDTPEEECRIVLTARNES
- a CDS encoding LysR family transcriptional regulator → MFDDLDVFAAVVEHSSLNRASRQLNLSQPALSRKISKLEERLGVALFNRYGKRLELTEVGRLTYSYALEQRQQRSKFLEALSKYKEGEPKLVTLGASLTSLQTTLPPLVNAYMEKYPTAELKLITGRTHEIVSSVSEGKSDIGLIASSIQEPGLRCISLFEDQLRLVVSEHHPLNQSSKLTMDDLSRLPMILFSKGTWYRRLTDDLFQRCGIDPDVRMEIDSFEAIVRLLPTVNVAALLPKSYLRPQLLNGGGLVSLHIKELEQTQRTTCLIYRDDGTLSTAARSLVQVTEEMFLTEREK
- a CDS encoding potassium channel family protein, whose protein sequence is MKAQQFVVIGLGRFGSSLALELMEMGYEVLGIDHHEERVEEMSDHLTHAVVADATDEGIMRSLGVRNFDCGIVAIGDNMERSILAAILLKEIGVKQVVAKAISILHGRALSRLGVDRVIFPERDMGIRVAHQLVTPNLLDYIELSKDYKIVELTVPSCMNGKSLSDLNTRAKYGCSIVALNRESGIIVAPTAHDHLSEGDVMVLIGSNESIDRFENEVVNQD
- a CDS encoding GNAT family N-acetyltransferase — translated: MSTYEAVSFQTQLGMAVDLRLILPEDAFALQQLLSHPEVQAHIQIRNGAGSDPAQVEKLVNRMLFAFDPCALHAGIYLKEQQKLIGIVALQHWNRREGKATLGYMLDPAYWGGGLATEAVGLFLNYSVHTLGITRIEGRCRGDNIRSERVMLKNGMMLERVLPRVGSLDDVMKVFTLLHK
- a CDS encoding histidinol-phosphatase, whose translation is MKFDLHTHHFRCGHADGTIRDYIEAGISAGLGVIGISDHTPYFGSPSEQAFPQIAMGKSEFSNYVEEVLSLKKEYEGVIDVLLGIESDYFPEHAELYRKTLSAYPFDYVIGSVHSVGGVSIFNKGRWKGLSKNEQIRVKSDYYRLIADSARSGMFQILGHIDAMKGNYPAFSDIPAPKPIDDCLKVISECGVAIEINTSGGTKLVGGWYPSEEILERVHHFGVEVTFGSDAHKPSRVAEDLDAVATQLKAIGFTHWVYYKQREKIKVSL
- a CDS encoding succinate dehydrogenase cytochrome b558 subunit, giving the protein MKGFYSRKIHSLLGVIPLGAFFIEHMMTNFAAVEGGASGFTDSVIWLNSLPLVFFLELFGIWLPLLYHGVYGLYIAYQSKPNLNRFNIERNWRYTLQRITGIITFIFIVWHLFQTRVQVAVGSVEHEELGGLMHDIVTQPLMLTLYIIGIVAACFHFSNGLWSFLISWGITVGPRSQRVSSYLCLGIFVLVTFMFLISLVTFRDAEFQTAASIAQSIKTFI
- the sdhB gene encoding succinate dehydrogenase iron-sulfur subunit, producing MAETATAPKNVKFIITRQDDPQSSSYVEEFELPYRPGMNVISALMEIQRNPVNAKGDSTVPVCWDSNCLEEVCGACSMVINGKPRQACAALIDNLEQPVRIEPMKTFPVVRDLVIDRTRMFNALKRVKAWIPIDGTYDLGPGPRMPEKKRQWAYELSKCMTCGVCLEACPNVNEKTDFIGPAAISQVRLFNAHPTGEMNADERLDALMEDGGIDGCGNSQNCVRACPKGIPLTTSIAEINKQTTKHMFKRWLGV